A stretch of the Equus caballus isolate H_3958 breed thoroughbred chromosome X, TB-T2T, whole genome shotgun sequence genome encodes the following:
- the CACNA1F gene encoding voltage-dependent L-type calcium channel subunit alpha-1F isoform X1, with translation MSASDGGKDTTPEPSPANGAGPGPEWGLCPEPPASGGETGGASGLGTPKRRTQHSKHKTVAVASAQRSPRALFCLTLANPLRRSCISIVEWKPFDILILLTIFANCVALGVYIPFPEDDSNTANHNLEQVEYVFLVIFTVETVLKIVAYGLVLHPSAYIRNGWNLLDFIIVVVGLFSVLLEQGPGRPGDAPHTGGKPGGFDVKALRAFRVLRPLRLVSGVPSLHIVLNSIMKALVPLLHIALLVLFVIIIYAIIGLELFLGRMHKTCYFLGSDVEAEEDPSPCASSGSGRACTLNQTECRGRWAGPNGGITNFDNFFFAMLTVFQCVTMEGWTDVLYWMQDAMGYELPWLYFVSLVIFGSFFVLNLVLGVLSGEFSKEREKAKARGDFQKLREKQQLEEDLRGYLDWITQAEELDIEDPSADGSVVEEGRAGHRPQLAELTNRRRGHLRWFSHSTRSTHSTSSHASLPASDTGSMAETPGDEEEEEGALASCTLCLNKIMKTRVCRRLRRANRGLRARCRRAVKSNSCYWAVLLLVFLNTLTIASEHHGQPVWLTQTQEYANKVLLCLFTVEMLLKLYGLGPSTYVSSFFNRFDCFVVCGGILETTLVEVGAMQPLGISVLRCVRLLRIFKVTRHWASLSNLVASLLNSMKSIASLLLLLFLFIIIFSLLGMQLFGGKFNFDQTHTKRSTFDTFPQALLTVFQILTGEDWNVVMYDGIMAYGGPFFPGMLVCVYFIILFICGNYILLNVFLAIAVDNLASGDTGTEKNKGREKSTEENPHQENGELVSGGENEEEEGAKNEGADMEEEEEEEEEEEEQEEGGAGRVELLQEVVPKEKVVPIPEGSAFFCLSQTNPLRRACHALIHHHVFTNLILVFIILSSVSLAAEDPIRAHSFRNHILGYFDYAFTSIFTVEILLKMTVFGAFLHRGSFCRNWFNLLDLLVVSVSLISFGIHSSAISVVKILRVLRVLRPLRAINRAKGLKHVVQCVFVAIRTIGNIMIVTTLLQFMFACIGVQLFKGKFYSCTDEAKHTPQECKGSFLVYPDGDVSRPLVRERLWVNSDFNFDNVLSAMMALFTVSTFEGWPALLYKAIDAHAEDKGPIYNYRVEISVFFIVYIIIIAFFMMNIFVGFVIITFRAQGEQEYQNCELDKNQRQCVEYALKAQPLRRYIPKNPHQYRVWATVNSAAFEYLMFLLILLNTVALAMQHYEQTAPFNYAMDILNMVFTGLFTVEMVLKIIAFKPKHYFTDAWNTFDALIVVGSIVDIAVTEVNNGGHLGESSEDSSRISITFFRLFRVMRLVKLLSKGEGIRTLLWTFIKSFQALPYVALLIAMIFFIYAVIGMQMFGKVALQDGTQINRNNNFQTFPQAVLLLFRCATGEAWQEIMLASLPGSRCDPESDFSPGEEFTCGSNFAIAYFISFFMLCAFLIINLFVAVIMDNFDYLTRDWSILGPHHLDEFKRIWSEYDPGAKGRIKHLDVVALLRRIQPPLGFGKLCPHRVACKRLVAMNMPLNSDGTVTFNATLFALVRTSLKIKTEGNLEQANQELRIVIKKIWKRMKQKLLDEVIPPADEEEVTVGKFYATFLIQDYFRKFRRRKEKGLLGTEAPPSTSSALQAGLRSLQDLGPEIRQALTCDTDEEEEEEGQEGEEEEDEKDSQTYKASMGSQPPSRRSSVISVSLPAGDRLPDSLSLAPSDDDGGAPNSRQSSVPQTGSHTHRRGSGVLIFTIPEEGSSQPKGTKGQEKQDEEEEVPSQLSYLDEQEGTALRPILLPPHRPQRYVDGHHVPRRRLLPPTPAGRKPSFTIQCLRRQGSCEDLPIPGTYHRGRNSGPSRAQGSWATPPQRGRLLYAPLLLVEEGAAGEGYLGKSSGPLRTFTCLHVPGTHSDPSHGKRGSADSLVEAVLISEGLGLFARDPRFVALAKQEIADACRLTLDEMDSAASDLLAQGTSSLYSDEESILSRFDEEDLGDEMACVHAL, from the exons ATGTCTGCATCTGATGGCGGGAAAG ACACCACCCCAGAGCCCAGTCCAGCCAATGGAGCGGGCCCTGGTCCTGAATGGGGGCTGTGCCCTGAGCCTCCAGCATCAGGGGGTGAAACCGGCGGGGCTTCGGGTCTGGGGACCCCTAAGCGAAGGACTCAACACAGTAAGCACAAGACAGTGGCAGTGGCCAGTGCCCAGCGGTCACCCCGGGCGCTCTTCTGCCTCACCCTGGCAAACCCCCTGCGGCGGTCCTGCATCAGCATTGTGGAGTGGAA GCCCTTCGACATCCTCATCCTGCTGACCATCTTTGCCAACTGCGTAGCCCTGGGAGTCTACATCCCCTTCCCAGAGGATGACTCCAACACTGCCAATCACAACCTG GAGCAGGTGGAATATGTATTCCTGGTGATTTTCACTGTGGAGACTGTGCTCAAGATCGTGGCCTACGGACTGGTGCTCCATCCCAGCGCCTACATCCGCAATGGCTGGAACCTACTCGACTTCATCATCGTCGTGGTCGG GCTCTTCAGCGTGCTGCTGGAGCAGGGCCCCGGACGGCCCGGGGACGCCCCACATACTGGAGGGAAGCCTGGCGGCTTCGATGTGAAGGCCTTACGGGCGTTTCGGGTGCTGCGGCCACTGAGGCTGGTGTCTGGGGTCCCAA GCCTGCACATAGTGCTCAATTCCATCATGAAGGCACTGGTGCCGCTGCTGCATATCGCGCTGCTCGTGCTCTTCGTCATCATCATTTATGCCATCATCGGACTCGAGCTGTTCCTTGGACGCATGCACAAGACGTGCTACTTCCTGGGATCTG ACGTGGAAGCGGAGGAGGACCCGTCGCCCTGTGCGTCTTCAGGCTCGGGACGTGCGTGCACACTGAACCAGACCGAGTGTCGCGGGCGCTGGGCAGGACCCAACGGAGGCATCACCAACTTCGACAACTTCTTCTTCGCCATGCTGACGGTCTTCCAGTGTGTCACCATGGAAGGCTGGACTGACGTGCTCTACTGG ATGCAGGATGCCATGGGGTATGAGCTGCCCTGGCTGTATTTCGTGAGTCTTGTCATCTTTGGGTCTTTCTTCGTCCTCAACCTTGTACTTGGCGTCCTGAGCGG GGAgttctccaaggagagggagaaggccAAAGCACGAGGAGACTTCCAGAAGCTGcgggagaagcagcagctggaggaggaCCTGAGGGGCTACCTGGACTGGATCACACAGGCAGAGGAGCTGGACATCGAAGACCCCTCAGCTGATGGTTCTGTGGTTGAAGAGGGCCGGGCCGGCCACC GGCCACAGCTGGCAGAGCTGACCAATAGGAGACGTGGACACCTGCGCTGGTTCAGTCACTCCACCCGCTCCACACACTCCACCAGCAGCCATG CCAGCCTTCCAGCCAGTGACACAGGTTCGATGGCAGAGACCCCAGgcgatgaggaagaggaggagggggctctGGCCAGCTGTACACTCTGCCT AAACAAGATCATGAAAACCAGGGTCTG ccgCCGCCTCCGCCGAGCCAACCGAGGCCTACGGGCGCGCTGCCGGAGGGCTGTGAAGTCCAACTCGTGCTACTGGGCCGTGCTGCTGCTCGTCTTCCTCAACACGCTGACCATCGCCTCAGAGCACCACGGGCAGCCCGTATGGCTCACCCAGACCCAGG agTACGCCAACAAAGTGTTGCTTTGTCTGTTCACGGTGGAGATGCTTCTCAAGTTGTACGGTCTGGGCCCCTCTACCTACGTCTCCTCCTTCTTCAACCGCTTTGACTGCTTCGTGGTTTGTGGGGGCATCCTGGAGACCACCCTGGTGGAGGTGGGCGCCATGCAGCCCCTGGGCATCTCAGTGCTCCGATGTGTGCGCCTCCTCAGGATCTTTAAGGTCACCAG GCACTGGGCATCTCTGAGCAATTTGGTGGCGTCCCTACTAAATTCAATGAAATCCATCGCATCCTTgctgcttctcctcttcctctttatcATCATCTTCTCCCTGCTTGGCATGCAGCTGTTTGGGGGCAAGTTCAACTTTGACCAGACCCACACCAAGCGAAGCACCTTTGATACCTTCCCTCAGGCCCTCCTCACTGTCTTTCAG ATCCTGACGGGCGAGGACTGGAACGTGGTCATGTATGATGGTATCATGGCCTACGGTGGCCCCTTCTTCCCAGGGATGCTGGTGTGCGTCTACTTCATCATCCTCTTCATCTGTGGCAACT ACATCCTGTTAAACGTGTTTCTCGCCATTGCTGTGGACAACCTGGCCAGCGGAGATACAGGCACTGAAAAGAACAAAGGCAG GGAGAAGAGCACTGAGGAGAACCCCCACCAGGAGAATGGAGAGTTG GTGTCTGGTggagagaatgaggaagaggaaggtgCAAAGAATGAAGGAGCAG acatggaggaagaggaggaggaagaggaggaggaagaggaacaggAGGAAGGGGGTGCAGGGCGTGTGGAACTCCTGCAAGAAGTTGTACCCAAGGAGAAAGTGGTACCCATCCCCGAGGGCAGCGCCTTCTTCTGCCTCAGCCAAACCAACCC GCTGAGGAGAGCCTGCCATGCCCTCATCCACCATCATGTATTCACCAATCTTATCCTGGTGTTCATCATCCTCAGCAGTGTGTCCCTGGCCGCTGAGGACCCCATCCGAGCCCACTCCTTCCGCAACCAC ATTCTGGGGTACTTCGATTATGCCTTCACCTCCATTTTCACTGTAGAGATTCTGCTAAAG ATGACAGTGTTTGGGGCCTTCCTGCACCGCGGCTCCTTCTGTCGTAACTGGTTCAATCTGTTGGATCTGCTGGTGGTCAGCGTGTCCCTCATCTCCTTTGGCATCCA ctccagcgCCATCTCGGTGGTGAAGATTCTGAGAGTACTCCGTGTACTGCGGCCCCTCCGAGCCATTAACAGGGCCAAGGGACTCAAG CACGTGGTGCAGTGTGTGTTCGTGGCCATCCGGACCATCGGGAATATCATGATTGTGACCACACTCTTGCAATTCATGTTCGCCTGCATTGGCGTGCAGCTCTTCAAG GGGAAATTCTACAGTTGCACTGATGAGGCCAAACACACCCCCCAAGAATGCAA GGGCTCCTTCCTGGTCTACCCCGATGGAGATGTGTCACGGCCCCTGGTCCGAGAACGGCTCTGGGTCAACAGCGATTTCAACTTTGACAATGTCCTTTCAGCCATGATGGCCCTGTTCACCGTCTCCACCTTCGAAGGCTGGCCTGC GCTGCTATACAAGGCCATCGATGCACACGCAGAGGACAAGGGCCCTATCTATAATTACCGCGTGGAGATCTCAGTGTTCTTCATTGTCTACATCATCATCATTGCATTCTTcatgatgaacatctttgtaGGCTTTGTCATCATCACTTTCCGTGCCCAGGGCGAGCAGGAGTACCAAAACTGTGAGCTGGACAAGAATCAG CGCCAGTGTGTGGAGTATGCCCTGAAGGCCCAGCCACTCCGCCGCTACATCCCCAAGAACCCACATCAGTATCGCGTGTGGGCCACTGTGAACTCTGCTGCCTTCGAGTATCTCATGTTCCTGCTCATCCTGCTCAACACAGTCGCTCTAGCCATGCAG CACTATGAGCAGACTGCTCCCTTCAACTACGCCATGGACATCCTCAACATGGTCTTCACTGGCCTCTTCACTGTTGAGATGGTGCTCAAAATCATCGCCTTCAAACCCAAG CATTACTTTACCGACGCCTGGAACACGTTTGATGCTCTTATTGTGGTGGGCAGCATAGTGGATATTGCCGTCACTGAAGTCAAT AACGGTGGCCATCTTGGCGAG AGCTCTGAGGACAGTTCTCGCATTTCCATCACCTTCTTTCGCCTCTTCCGAGTCATGAGGCTGGTCAAGCTTCTCAGTAAGGGTGAAGGGATCCGCACATTGCTCTGGACATTCATCAAGTCCTTCCAG GCCTTGCCCTATGTGGCTCTTCTCATCGCAATGATATTCTTCATTTACGCAGTCATTGGGATGCAG ATGTTTGGCAAGGTGGCTCTACAGGACGGCACACAGATCAACCGAAACAACAACTTCCAGACCTTTCCACAGGCTGTGCTGCTTCTGTTCAG GTGTGCCACCGGTGAGGCATGGCAGGAGATAATGCTTGCCAGCCTTCCCGGAAGTCGCTGTGACCCTGAGTCTGACTTCAGCCCTGGCGAGGAGTTTACCTGTGGCAGCAATTTTGCCATCGCCTACTTTATCAGCTTCTTCATGCTCTGTGCCTTCCTG ATCATAAATCTCTTTGTGGCCGTGATCATGGACAACTTTGATTATCTAACCAGAGATTGGTCCATCCTGGGCCCCCATCACCTCGATGAATTCAAGAGGATCTGGTCCGAATATGACCCTGGGGCCAA GGGCCGCATCAAGCACCTGGATGTGGTTGCCCTGCTGAGACGCATCCAGCCCCCACTGGGATTCGGGAAGCTGTGCCCACACCGAGTGGCCTGCAAG AGACTTGTGGCGATGAATATGCCCCTCAACTCAGATGGGACGGTGACATTCAATGCCACACTCTTTGCCCTGGTTCGGACATCACTGAAGATCAAGACAGAAG GGAACCTGGAGCAAGCCAATCAGGAGCTGCGGATTGTCATCAAAAAGATCTGGAAGCGGATGAAGCAGAAGCTGCTAGATGAGGTCATCCCCCCTGCTGACG AGGAAGAGGTCACCGTGGGCAAATTCTATGCCACATTTCTGATCCAGGACTATTTCCGCAAATTCCGGCGGAGGAAAGAAAAGGGGCTACTAGGGACCGAGGCCCCCCCAAGCACTTCCTCTGCCCTTCAG GCTGGTCTGAGGAGCCTACAGGACTTGGGTCCTGAGATCCGGCAGGCCCTCACCTGTGAcacagatgaggaggaggaggaagagggacaggagggagaggaggaggaagatgagaaggaCTCACAAACATACAAA GCCTCGATGGGTTCCCAGCCCCCATCTCGCCGGAGCTCCGTAATTTCTGTATCTCTGCCTGCTGGGGACAGACTTCCAGATTCACTCTCTCTTGCACCCAGTGATGACGATGGGGGGGCTCCCAACTCCAGACAGTCCAGTGTGCCCCAGACTGGATCCCACACCCACAG GAGAGGCTCTGGAGTTCTCATTTTCACCATTCCTGAAGAAGGAAGTTCTCAGCCCAAGGGAACCAAAGGGCAGGAGAAacaggatgaggaagaggaagtcCCCAGCCA GCTCTCCTACCTAGACGAACAGGAAGGGACTGCCCTGCGCCCCATCCTTTTGCCACCTCACAGACCCCAGAGATACGTGGATGGGCACCATGTACCACGCCGCCGTCTGCTGCCCCCCACGCCTGCAG GTCGGAAGCCCTCCTTCACCATCCAGTGTCTGCGGCGCCAGGGCAGTTGTGAAGATTTACCCATCCCGGGGACCTATCACCGTGGGCGCAACTCAGGGCCCAGCAGGGCACAG GGTTCCTGGGCAACTCCTCCTCAGCGGGGTCGGCTCCTATACGCCCCACTGTTATTGGTGGAGGAGGGCGCAGCGGGGGAGGGATACCTCGGCAAATCCAGCGGTCCGCTGCGCACCTTCACCTGTCTGCATGTGCCTGGAACCCACTCGGACCCCAGCCATGGCAAAAGGGGCAGTGCCGACAGCCTGGTGGAAGCT GTGCTCATCTCTGAGGGCCTGGGCCTCTTTGCCCGAGACCCGCGCTTCGTGGCCCTGGCCAAGCAGGAGATTGCAGACGCATGTCGCCTGACACTGGATGAGATGGACAGTGCTGCCAGTGACCTGCTGGCACAGGGAACCAGCTCACTTTATAGTGACGAGGAGTCTATCCTCTCTCGCTTCGATGAGGAAGACTTGGGAGATGAGATGGCCTGTGTCCATGCCCTCTGA